One stretch of Prochlorococcus marinus XMU1402 DNA includes these proteins:
- a CDS encoding adenine phosphoribosyltransferase, whose amino-acid sequence MKKFEDLINTYKDFPEKGIDFKDVLGILHEPKVFNEIIMSMSASKIIQNSEAIISIDARGFIFGSAVSLISSKPMIVARKPGKLPGEIVKQNYNLEYGEDSLSIQKSSLDKFNNFAIIDDILATGGTVGCVASLLSKNDKQIKGFLTVIELINLGGRSKFNFPIESLLKM is encoded by the coding sequence ATGAAAAAATTCGAAGATTTAATTAATACCTATAAAGATTTTCCTGAAAAAGGAATCGATTTTAAAGATGTTCTTGGAATTCTTCATGAGCCTAAAGTTTTCAATGAAATAATTATGAGTATGAGTGCAAGTAAAATTATTCAAAATTCTGAAGCAATAATTTCTATTGATGCTAGAGGTTTTATTTTTGGTTCTGCAGTTTCTCTAATATCTTCAAAACCAATGATTGTCGCTAGAAAACCTGGAAAACTTCCAGGAGAAATAGTAAAACAAAACTACAATTTAGAATATGGAGAGGATTCTCTTTCGATTCAAAAAAGTTCTCTAGATAAATTCAATAATTTCGCAATTATTGATGATATTCTTGCTACTGGAGGAACGGTTGGGTGTGTTGCAAGTCTACTATCAAAAAATGATAAACAAATTAAAGGATTTTTAACAGTAATTGAATTGATAAATTTGGGAGGAAGATCGAAATTTAATTTTCCTATTGAATCATTATTAAAAATGTGA